Proteins encoded by one window of Lutibacter sp. A64:
- the rpsA gene encoding 30S ribosomal protein S1 codes for MSEETKKTEEQVDAPKVENTEATAPVEAKTAAAPVVEEEKVEEVKVSPEEFLENFDWHKYEEGIEAVDEENIKAFEAALEGTLGLVNEREVIDGTVVRKTDREAIIDINSKSEGVISLNEFRYNPGLKVGDTVEVLVDKREDSTGQLVLSHKKARVIKAWDRVNNAHETGEVVNGFVKCRTRGGMIVDVFGIEAFLPGSQIDVKPIRDYDQYVEKTMEFKVVKINQEFKNVVVSHKALIEADIEIQKKEIIGKLEKGQVLEGVVKNITSYGVFVDLGGVDGLVHITDLSWSRINHPSEVVELDQTLNVVILDFDDEKTRIQLGLKQLNAHPWEALDDTIKVGDTVKGKVVVLADYGAFIEVAQGVEGLIHVSEMSWSTHLRSAQDFVSVGDEVEAQVLTLDREERKMSLGIKQLHPDPWNNIAEKYPVGSKHTGTVRNYTNFGVFVELEEGIDGLVYISDLSWTKKIKHPSDFVTVGDKLEVEVLELDVEGRKLNLGHKQTTENPWDAHEATFAIDSIHEGTVKDKSDKGLIVTLQDGVEAFVPSRFITKEDGTKLAKGDTDKFKVIEFNKEFRRVVASHTSIFKAQEEKNIKVAQKKAESADKTTLGDLGGDLAALKKKMEGK; via the coding sequence ATGTCTGAAGAAACAAAAAAAACTGAAGAGCAAGTTGATGCTCCTAAAGTAGAAAATACTGAAGCAACTGCTCCAGTTGAAGCAAAAACAGCAGCTGCACCTGTAGTTGAAGAAGAAAAAGTAGAAGAAGTAAAGGTTAGCCCTGAAGAATTCTTAGAAAATTTTGACTGGCACAAATACGAAGAAGGTATTGAGGCAGTTGACGAAGAAAACATTAAAGCGTTTGAAGCTGCCCTAGAAGGAACTTTAGGCTTAGTAAATGAAAGAGAAGTAATTGACGGAACTGTTGTAAGAAAAACAGATCGTGAAGCTATTATTGATATCAACTCAAAATCTGAAGGTGTTATTTCTTTAAACGAATTTCGTTACAATCCAGGCTTAAAAGTTGGGGATACTGTTGAAGTTTTAGTTGATAAAAGAGAAGATAGTACTGGTCAATTAGTATTATCACATAAAAAAGCAAGAGTTATTAAAGCTTGGGATCGTGTAAACAATGCACACGAAACAGGTGAAGTAGTTAACGGTTTCGTTAAATGTAGAACTCGTGGAGGTATGATTGTAGATGTTTTTGGAATTGAAGCATTCTTACCAGGTTCTCAAATTGATGTTAAACCAATTAGAGATTACGATCAATACGTAGAGAAAACAATGGAATTCAAAGTTGTAAAAATCAACCAAGAATTTAAAAACGTTGTTGTATCTCATAAAGCACTTATTGAAGCTGATATTGAAATTCAGAAAAAAGAAATTATTGGTAAATTAGAAAAAGGACAAGTATTAGAAGGTGTTGTTAAAAACATTACTTCTTACGGTGTATTTGTTGATTTAGGTGGTGTTGACGGTTTAGTTCACATTACAGATTTATCTTGGTCTAGAATTAACCACCCAAGTGAGGTTGTTGAATTAGATCAAACATTAAACGTTGTAATTCTTGATTTTGATGATGAGAAAACAAGAATTCAATTAGGATTAAAACAATTAAATGCGCACCCTTGGGAAGCATTAGATGATACTATTAAAGTAGGTGATACAGTAAAAGGTAAAGTAGTTGTACTTGCTGATTACGGTGCATTTATTGAAGTAGCACAAGGTGTTGAAGGGTTAATTCACGTTTCTGAAATGTCTTGGTCTACACACTTACGTTCTGCACAAGATTTTGTATCTGTAGGAGATGAAGTTGAAGCACAAGTTTTAACTTTAGATAGAGAAGAGCGTAAAATGAGTTTAGGTATTAAACAATTACACCCAGATCCTTGGAATAATATTGCAGAAAAATACCCAGTTGGTTCAAAACATACAGGTACTGTACGTAACTACACTAACTTTGGAGTTTTTGTTGAATTAGAAGAAGGAATTGACGGATTAGTTTACATTTCTGATCTTTCTTGGACTAAGAAAATTAAACACCCATCAGACTTTGTTACTGTAGGTGATAAATTAGAAGTTGAAGTATTAGAATTAGATGTTGAAGGACGTAAATTAAACTTAGGTCATAAACAAACTACTGAAAATCCTTGGGATGCTCACGAAGCTACTTTTGCAATCGATTCTATCCACGAAGGAACTGTAAAAGATAAAAGTGATAAAGGTTTAATCGTTACTTTACAAGATGGTGTTGAGGCATTTGTACCAAGCCGTTTTATAACTAAAGAAGATGGAACTAAATTAGCTAAAGGAGATACAGATAAATTTAAAGTTATTGAATTTAACAAAGAATTTAGACGAGTTGTAGCTTCACATACATCAATATTTAAAGCACAAGAAGAGAAAAACATCAAAGTAGCTCAGAAAAAAGCTGAGTCTGCAGATAAAACTACTCTTGGAGATTTAGGTGGAGATTTAGCTGCCTTAAAGAAAAAAATGGAAGGAAAATAA
- a CDS encoding LytR/AlgR family response regulator transcription factor, whose translation MDVIIIEDEKPAARRLSRMLKELNIEPLIMLHSVEEAVNWFLTNKHPDLIFLDIQLSDGLSFEIFDEVEIESAIIFTTAYDEYALKAFKLNSVDYLLKPIDSDELENAVHKFKNSYNTNNNVIFDLHQLKNIISNNSSNTNTYKKRFTVKIGQHIKLISTASIECFYSENKATNIHTIDNRSYLIDDTLDNLEEKLQPETFFRVSRKYVVNINAIKDIISYTNSRLKLILQSYNDAEIIVSRERVKDFKNWID comes from the coding sequence ATGGACGTAATAATAATTGAAGATGAAAAACCCGCAGCTCGTAGATTAAGCCGTATGCTAAAAGAGCTAAATATAGAGCCATTAATTATGTTGCATTCTGTAGAAGAAGCTGTAAATTGGTTTTTAACAAACAAGCACCCAGATTTAATATTTTTAGATATTCAGTTATCAGACGGATTGTCTTTTGAAATTTTTGATGAAGTTGAAATTGAAAGCGCTATAATATTTACAACTGCTTATGATGAGTATGCTTTAAAAGCCTTTAAATTAAATAGTGTAGATTATTTATTAAAACCAATAGATTCAGACGAGCTTGAAAACGCGGTTCATAAATTTAAAAATAGTTACAATACAAATAATAATGTAATCTTCGATTTACATCAATTAAAAAATATAATTTCTAATAATTCAAGCAATACCAATACGTATAAAAAACGCTTTACGGTAAAAATAGGGCAGCATATAAAATTAATTTCAACTGCATCTATAGAGTGTTTTTATAGCGAAAATAAGGCGACAAACATTCATACAATAGATAACAGAAGTTACTTAATAGATGATACATTAGATAATTTAGAAGAAAAATTACAGCCAGAAACTTTCTTTAGAGTTAGCAGAAAGTATGTTGTAAATATAAATGCAATTAAAGATATTATTTCCTATACAAATAGTCGCCTAAAATTAATATTACAGTCGTATAATGATGCAGAAATTATTGTAAGTAGAGAACGCGTAAAAGATTTTAAAAACTGGATTGATTAA
- a CDS encoding 2TM domain-containing protein: protein MEDNLENQKYIRAQKRVKAIKGFYIHLFVYLGVNAFLILARLISGEGVGLLLDWSTYGTLFFWGIGIAFHAFAVFGMDFILGKNWEEQKIKEIMNKDKKQYWE from the coding sequence ATGGAAGATAATTTAGAAAATCAAAAATATATTAGAGCTCAAAAAAGAGTAAAAGCAATAAAAGGATTTTATATTCATTTATTTGTTTATTTAGGTGTAAATGCTTTTTTAATTTTAGCAAGATTAATATCTGGTGAAGGCGTAGGGCTTCTTTTAGATTGGAGTACTTACGGAACACTATTTTTCTGGGGGATAGGAATTGCTTTTCACGCATTTGCAGTTTTTGGAATGGATTTTATTTTAGGGAAAAACTGGGAAGAGCAAAAGATTAAAGAAATAATGAATAAAGATAAAAAACAATATTGGGAGTAA
- a CDS encoding 2TM domain-containing protein has product MKTDYTEEQKYLRAKKKVDEIKGFYWNLLSYCLVIPFLIFVNLMTSPGYKWFWWPMLGWGIGLAFHAYGVFGKHIIFGKEWEERKINELMNKDSNKKY; this is encoded by the coding sequence ATGAAAACAGATTATACAGAAGAACAAAAATACTTAAGAGCTAAAAAGAAAGTAGACGAGATTAAAGGGTTTTATTGGAATTTATTATCTTATTGCTTAGTAATACCATTCTTAATATTTGTAAACTTAATGACATCTCCAGGGTATAAATGGTTTTGGTGGCCAATGTTAGGATGGGGAATAGGTTTGGCTTTTCATGCCTATGGAGTTTTTGGAAAACATATAATTTTTGGAAAAGAGTGGGAAGAGAGAAAAATTAACGAGTTAATGAATAAAGATTCAAACAAAAAATACTAA
- a CDS encoding 2TM domain-containing protein, with protein MKTGIKYLFKISLIIAIALFVIERLVFKGDFNTPINELFKIFGVHFMYAFVLSAINGYFFKYIGNKFSWEGDSKKRLIIGAIGSVVLTMLGLTLLRFVTVVLISGNPLDSFINDPYAKNYYIFGLVVTLFASLTFHAIFFYKALTEKKVTEQQIVAKTETAKYESLKSQIDPHFLFNSLNVLTSLIGENPKLAEKFTTKLSKVYRYVLEQKSKDLIDLDEELLFAKTYMELLKMRFEDAVIFEIPEKASNSELKIIPLSLQLLLENTIKHNVVTEENPLKVKIVEENGFLIITNNYSPKAILEKGTKVGLKNIIDRYNLITLKKVSVEKTGETFTVKLPLLTQKTKIMKTSENIEASKYLRAVEQVEEIKGFYSSLLAYCIVIPILIYINLTYVPQFHWFWFPMLGWGIGMTVQGFKAFGPNKLLGKNWEERKIKEFMENDKKQYWE; from the coding sequence ATGAAGACAGGCATTAAATACCTATTTAAAATTTCATTAATTATTGCTATAGCGTTATTTGTTATAGAGCGCTTAGTTTTTAAAGGCGACTTTAATACACCTATAAATGAATTATTTAAAATATTTGGAGTTCATTTTATGTATGCTTTTGTATTGTCTGCTATAAATGGTTACTTTTTTAAATATATTGGCAATAAATTTTCATGGGAAGGAGATTCTAAAAAACGTTTAATTATTGGAGCAATAGGTTCTGTAGTGTTAACTATGTTGGGTTTAACACTGTTAAGATTTGTTACTGTTGTTTTAATTTCGGGTAATCCTTTAGATAGTTTTATAAATGATCCATACGCAAAAAACTATTATATTTTTGGCTTAGTGGTTACATTGTTTGCAAGTCTTACTTTTCATGCAATTTTTTTTTACAAAGCATTAACCGAGAAAAAAGTAACAGAACAACAAATAGTTGCAAAAACTGAAACGGCAAAATATGAATCTTTAAAAAGCCAGATAGATCCACATTTTTTATTTAATAGTTTAAATGTTTTAACATCATTAATTGGTGAAAATCCAAAATTAGCAGAAAAATTTACAACAAAATTATCTAAAGTATATCGCTACGTTTTAGAACAGAAAAGTAAAGATTTAATAGATTTAGATGAAGAATTACTATTTGCAAAAACATATATGGAATTGTTGAAAATGCGTTTTGAAGACGCTGTAATCTTTGAAATTCCAGAAAAAGCAAGTAATTCTGAACTAAAAATTATTCCATTATCACTTCAGTTATTATTAGAAAACACAATAAAACACAATGTAGTTACTGAAGAAAATCCATTAAAAGTAAAAATAGTAGAAGAAAATGGATTTTTAATTATAACAAACAATTATAGTCCTAAAGCTATTTTAGAAAAAGGAACAAAAGTAGGACTTAAAAATATTATAGACAGGTACAATTTAATAACCTTAAAAAAAGTGTCTGTTGAAAAAACAGGAGAAACATTTACAGTAAAATTACCATTACTAACTCAAAAAACTAAAATTATGAAAACATCAGAAAATATAGAAGCAAGTAAATATTTAAGAGCAGTTGAACAAGTTGAAGAAATTAAAGGATTTTATAGTAGCTTATTGGCTTATTGTATTGTTATTCCAATATTAATTTATATAAATTTAACTTACGTACCTCAGTTTCATTGGTTTTGGTTTCCAATGCTTGGTTGGGGAATTGGTATGACAGTTCAAGGTTTTAAAGCTTTTGGTCCTAATAAATTATTAGGTAAAAATTGGGAAGAAAGAAAGATTAAAGAATTTATGGAGAATGATAAAAAGCAGTATTGGGAATAA
- a CDS encoding DUF2141 domain-containing protein — protein MQYLILIAALFFSTLIFSQEQETSNLNEQKSITVSVVNALNDNGTVNFALFNKENFRQEPLMAASSIIKGGVSTTVFKNVPAGEYAIICYHDENDNKRLDFQNNGMPKENYGTSNNPLNFGPPQFDSSMFELKNNDVILEIKF, from the coding sequence ATGCAATATTTAATCTTAATAGCAGCATTATTTTTCTCAACTTTAATTTTTTCACAAGAACAAGAAACTTCAAATTTAAACGAACAAAAAAGTATTACAGTTTCCGTTGTAAATGCTCTAAATGATAATGGAACTGTAAATTTTGCACTTTTTAATAAAGAAAACTTTAGACAAGAACCTTTAATGGCAGCATCGTCTATAATTAAAGGCGGAGTTAGTACTACTGTTTTTAAAAATGTACCAGCAGGAGAATATGCAATTATTTGCTACCACGATGAAAACGATAATAAACGTTTAGATTTTCAAAATAATGGAATGCCAAAAGAAAATTACGGAACGTCTAATAATCCATTAAATTTTGGGCCTCCACAATTTGATAGCTCAATGTTTGAATTAAAGAACAACGATGTTATTTTAGAAATTAAATTTTAA
- a CDS encoding elongation factor G, giving the protein MKIYDDKHIKNVAFVGANKSGKTTLAETMLFEAGLVNRRGSVENKNTVSDYHEIEQDRETSIFATQLHTEWRNYKINIIDTPGLDDFIGEIAATMRVADSVVTVVNAQQGVEVGTEIIWNYVDRFSLPSLFVINQIDSPNADFDESYKSIVDLIGNNAVKIQYPLIVDGAQCIIDVLKMKMYKFGPEGGKPEKFEIPDDQKDIARELQNELVEKAAENDEALMELYFDKGTLNEDEMREGIKKGMLNHELFPVFCVSALNDMGTGRLMGFIDNVAPSAADLKPEQSVEGKTIECKPDAPTSLFIFKTLYEANLGKISFFKVKSGEIKQNDKLENSENNEIETLNQLYIINGKNRIPVEKLSAGDIGATLKLKFTETNNTLREKGTNITIKPIKFPEPRVTVSINAVDKNDEEKLNEALKKIHSQDPTVTIHYSKELKQQILSCQGELHLATIDWTLQKVYGIKAEFNQPKIAYRETIQRSATTSYKHKKQSGGSGQFGEVHLKIEPWFEGMPEPEGFNIRGKEEVDLEWGGKLVFYNCIVGGVIDTRYLPSVLKGCLEVMEEGPLTGSYARDIRVMVFDGKMHPVDSNDISFKIAAAHAFKSAFLNAKPKLLEPIQELTVKVPEELMGSVMTDLQSRRAIILGMDSEGKYQSIKAKTPLAEMYRYSTTLRSITQGRGSFSTKFANFELVPNNVQESLIKKEA; this is encoded by the coding sequence ATGAAAATATATGATGATAAACACATTAAAAATGTTGCTTTTGTAGGCGCAAATAAAAGTGGTAAAACTACATTAGCAGAGACAATGCTCTTTGAAGCTGGATTAGTCAACCGCCGTGGTAGTGTAGAAAACAAAAACACTGTTTCTGATTATCACGAAATTGAACAAGACAGAGAAACTTCTATTTTTGCCACACAACTTCACACAGAGTGGCGCAATTACAAAATAAACATTATTGATACTCCCGGCTTAGACGATTTTATAGGCGAAATTGCTGCAACTATGCGTGTTGCAGATTCTGTAGTTACCGTAGTAAATGCACAACAAGGTGTTGAAGTAGGTACAGAAATTATATGGAATTATGTAGACCGTTTTTCGCTTCCTAGCTTATTTGTTATTAATCAAATTGACAGTCCTAATGCAGATTTCGACGAAAGTTATAAAAGTATTGTAGACCTAATTGGAAACAATGCAGTAAAAATACAATACCCTTTAATTGTAGATGGTGCACAATGTATAATTGATGTACTTAAAATGAAAATGTACAAATTTGGACCTGAAGGAGGAAAACCTGAAAAATTTGAAATTCCAGACGACCAAAAAGACATAGCTCGCGAACTACAAAATGAATTGGTTGAAAAAGCAGCCGAAAATGATGAAGCATTAATGGAACTTTATTTTGATAAAGGAACATTAAATGAAGATGAAATGCGAGAAGGAATTAAAAAAGGAATGCTAAATCACGAGTTATTCCCTGTATTCTGTGTTTCTGCTTTAAACGATATGGGAACAGGTAGATTAATGGGATTTATAGATAATGTAGCTCCTTCTGCAGCAGATTTAAAACCTGAACAAAGCGTTGAAGGAAAAACTATTGAATGCAAACCAGATGCTCCAACATCATTATTTATTTTTAAAACATTATACGAAGCAAACCTTGGTAAAATAAGTTTCTTTAAAGTAAAATCTGGTGAAATAAAACAAAATGACAAGCTAGAAAATTCTGAAAATAATGAAATTGAAACATTAAATCAACTATATATAATAAATGGTAAAAACCGTATACCTGTTGAAAAATTAAGTGCTGGTGATATAGGTGCTACATTAAAACTTAAATTTACCGAAACAAATAATACTTTAAGAGAAAAAGGTACTAATATTACCATAAAACCAATTAAATTTCCAGAACCAAGAGTTACAGTATCAATAAATGCTGTAGACAAAAACGATGAGGAAAAATTAAATGAAGCTCTTAAAAAAATCCATAGTCAAGATCCAACAGTTACAATTCATTATTCAAAAGAATTAAAACAACAAATTTTATCTTGTCAAGGTGAATTGCATCTAGCAACTATAGATTGGACTTTACAAAAAGTATATGGTATAAAAGCTGAATTTAATCAACCAAAAATAGCTTATAGAGAAACAATACAACGCTCTGCAACAACAAGTTATAAACACAAAAAACAATCTGGTGGTTCTGGACAGTTTGGTGAAGTTCACTTAAAAATAGAACCTTGGTTTGAAGGAATGCCAGAACCAGAAGGTTTTAATATTAGAGGTAAAGAAGAAGTAGATTTAGAATGGGGTGGTAAATTAGTATTTTACAACTGTATAGTTGGTGGTGTAATAGACACACGTTACTTACCTTCAGTTTTAAAAGGATGCTTAGAAGTTATGGAAGAAGGTCCTTTAACAGGTTCTTACGCAAGAGACATTAGAGTTATGGTATTTGATGGTAAAATGCACCCCGTAGATTCTAATGATATTTCTTTTAAAATTGCTGCAGCTCACGCTTTTAAATCTGCATTTTTAAATGCTAAACCTAAACTACTAGAACCAATTCAAGAACTTACAGTTAAAGTTCCTGAAGAACTTATGGGAAGTGTTATGACAGATTTACAATCTAGAAGAGCTATTATTTTAGGAATGGATAGCGAGGGTAAATACCAATCTATTAAAGCAAAAACACCTTTAGCAGAAATGTATAGATACTCTACAACCCTACGTTCTATAACCCAAGGTAGAGGTAGTTTTAGCACTAAATTTGCTAATTTTGAATTAGTACCAAACAATGTACAAGAAAGCTTAATAAAAAAAGAAGCTTAA
- a CDS encoding membrane or secreted protein has translation MKLLLITLALLGLGVAGIAIKIWAKKDGKFAGTCASQNPHLNKTGEPCGFCGKTADQCENR, from the coding sequence ATGAAATTATTATTAATTACACTTGCTTTATTAGGCTTAGGTGTTGCAGGTATTGCAATTAAAATTTGGGCAAAAAAAGATGGAAAATTCGCAGGAACTTGCGCTAGCCAAAATCCACATTTAAATAAAACTGGAGAACCATGTGGTTTTTGTGGTAAAACAGCAGATCAGTGTGAAAATAGATAA